The Streptomyces sp. NBC_01142 genome has a window encoding:
- a CDS encoding response regulator transcription factor: protein MSLTNPPVGRQRPTSGWHSLTRAELRVARLVVTGLSNRAVAEQLVLSPHTVDTHLRHVYAKLSVRSRVQLVRHALQHEASDE, encoded by the coding sequence ATGTCACTCACGAATCCCCCAGTGGGCCGTCAACGGCCCACCTCCGGCTGGCACAGTCTCACCCGTGCGGAGCTGCGCGTGGCGCGCCTGGTGGTCACTGGACTGAGCAACCGGGCGGTGGCGGAGCAGCTCGTGCTCTCGCCGCACACCGTGGACACCCATCTGCGGCACGTCTACGCCAAACTCTCCGTCCGGAGCCGGGTGCAGCTCGTCCGGCACGCGCTGCAGCACGAGGCGTCGGACGAATGA
- a CDS encoding cysteine hydrolase family protein, whose product MGKSALIVIDMINAYGHADADLLLPSVSKVLPAIVRLLERARAEGIPVIYVNDNFGEWRSHHGELLETALAGPHAGLVEPVRPDEASLFVIKARHSIFFETPLSYLLGQLGIDHVILCGQVTEQCVLYSALDAHIRHLRVTVPEDAVAHIHADLADAALRMMQRNMGAAIGTVDSIGLGDGERPS is encoded by the coding sequence ATGGGGAAGAGTGCACTCATCGTCATCGACATGATCAATGCGTATGGGCATGCCGATGCCGACCTGCTTCTTCCCTCCGTCTCCAAGGTGTTGCCCGCCATCGTCCGGCTGCTGGAACGGGCTCGGGCCGAGGGCATCCCCGTGATCTACGTGAACGACAACTTCGGCGAGTGGCGGTCTCATCACGGGGAGCTCCTCGAGACCGCCCTCGCGGGTCCGCACGCCGGCCTGGTCGAACCGGTCCGGCCCGATGAGGCATCGCTCTTCGTGATCAAGGCGCGGCACTCGATCTTCTTCGAGACGCCGCTGTCGTACCTGCTCGGGCAGCTCGGCATCGACCACGTGATCCTGTGCGGGCAGGTGACCGAGCAGTGCGTGCTCTACTCCGCCCTCGACGCGCACATCCGTCACTTGAGGGTGACCGTCCCCGAGGACGCCGTCGCTCATATCCACGCCGACCTGGCGGACGCGGCGCTGCGGATGATGCAGCGCAACATGGGCGCGGCGATCGGAACGGTCGATTCGATCGGGCTCGGCGACGGCGAACGGCCCTCGTAG
- a CDS encoding VOC family protein, with amino-acid sequence MAVAKTSVLILDCADPVALAQFYATLLGARTQVGDDPDFVEIIGHSGVHLAVHRDHGYAPASWPRPDDSQQAHLRILVSHDDMDEAEREAVSLGARPLDTKDNGGLHDVRRYSDPAGHPFALAASVPPQGAPRPPEPGGRVSPA; translated from the coding sequence ATGGCCGTTGCCAAGACGAGCGTGCTCATCCTGGACTGCGCGGATCCCGTGGCGCTCGCGCAGTTCTACGCGACCCTGCTCGGTGCCCGCACCCAGGTGGGAGACGACCCCGACTTCGTCGAGATCATCGGCCACAGCGGGGTGCACCTGGCTGTGCACCGGGATCACGGGTACGCGCCGGCCAGCTGGCCCCGGCCGGACGACTCCCAGCAGGCGCACCTGCGGATTCTCGTCTCCCACGACGACATGGACGAGGCCGAACGCGAGGCGGTCAGCCTCGGCGCACGTCCGCTGGACACCAAGGACAACGGCGGGCTGCACGATGTGCGCCGCTACTCCGACCCCGCCGGTCACCCCTTCGCGCTGGCCGCGTCGGTCCCGCCCCAGGGGGCGCCCCGGCCCCCGGAGCCCGGGGGTCGGGTGAGCCCGGCCTGA
- a CDS encoding VOC family protein, with protein MAIAKYCLVVLDCPDPQVLAGFYAAVLGGEVKKDSEVWYDLYVPGGARIAFQRAPGFRPPDWPRADDNSQQMHLDFDVPDIETAQAGVLALGATPLDLDDDDGRRGFRVYADPAGHPFCLCRDAASAEEEDK; from the coding sequence ATGGCCATCGCGAAGTACTGTCTCGTCGTCCTGGACTGCCCCGACCCGCAGGTGCTCGCCGGCTTCTATGCCGCGGTGCTCGGCGGGGAGGTCAAGAAGGACAGCGAGGTCTGGTACGACCTGTACGTACCCGGTGGGGCCCGTATCGCCTTCCAGCGTGCGCCCGGATTCCGGCCCCCGGACTGGCCGCGGGCCGACGACAACTCCCAGCAGATGCATCTGGACTTCGATGTCCCGGACATCGAGACCGCGCAGGCGGGGGTGCTCGCTCTGGGCGCCACCCCGCTCGACCTCGATGACGACGACGGCCGGCGGGGCTTCCGGGTCTACGCCGACCCCGCGGGCCATCCGTTCTGCCTCTGCCGCGACGCGGCTTCGGCCGAGGAGGAGGACAAGTGA
- a CDS encoding ATP-binding protein yields the protein MYVPAACRYSMEVQASAERIPQIRRILAAHLRHWGLEPHITPVCRAVDELVANVMEHASGDKSCVVELRWTGRHVIASVADGDRRMPRVTTSSPSKGGLATVAALSDSWGTCGTATGKVIWFSRRVKAVQSVFRDVTAPMSPVREFRPLEAAPARA from the coding sequence ATGTACGTTCCGGCCGCCTGCCGCTACAGCATGGAAGTCCAGGCATCCGCCGAGCGGATTCCCCAGATCCGACGCATTCTCGCGGCGCATCTGCGTCACTGGGGCCTCGAGCCCCACATCACGCCGGTCTGCCGCGCCGTCGACGAGCTCGTCGCCAATGTCATGGAGCATGCGAGCGGCGACAAGTCGTGTGTCGTGGAGCTGCGATGGACCGGAAGGCATGTGATTGCTTCCGTGGCCGACGGGGACCGCCGCATGCCACGGGTCACCACGTCCTCCCCGTCGAAGGGCGGGCTGGCGACGGTCGCGGCCCTCAGTGACAGCTGGGGGACGTGTGGCACCGCCACGGGCAAGGTGATCTGGTTCAGCCGACGGGTGAAGGCCGTCCAGAGCGTCTTCCGGGACGTGACGGCCCCGATGTCGCCGGTGCGCGAGTTCAGGCCGCTGGAGGCGGCCCCCGCCCGGGCGTGA
- a CDS encoding HAD family hydrolase, which produces MPTNHTGPYEGVIFDLDGTLADTPGAIVSITLKVLADMGREPDRAAVRATVGKPLDRNFAQLLDLPADHAEVARAMTEYRRGFGEYLEEQRERMLYQGVADGLAKLSEAGHTLAIATSKTYEAAVRTVRATGIDQRFKVVAGHDSVSRGKPAPDMALYVAQELAVPAGACVVIGDAIGDIEMAGAAGMAAIGVSYGVCTAEDLTASGALLVADTFDDVVAAVLQGRQP; this is translated from the coding sequence ATGCCGACGAACCACACCGGGCCCTACGAGGGCGTGATCTTCGATCTGGACGGCACGCTCGCCGACACCCCCGGCGCCATCGTCTCCATCACCCTGAAGGTCCTGGCCGACATGGGACGCGAGCCCGACCGGGCCGCTGTGCGCGCCACCGTCGGCAAGCCGCTGGACCGCAACTTCGCCCAGCTGCTCGACCTGCCCGCCGACCACGCCGAAGTGGCGCGGGCCATGACCGAGTACCGGCGCGGCTTCGGCGAGTACCTGGAGGAGCAGCGCGAACGCATGCTCTACCAGGGCGTCGCCGACGGCCTGGCCAAGCTGAGCGAGGCGGGCCACACACTGGCCATTGCCACCTCGAAGACCTACGAGGCGGCGGTCAGGACCGTGCGCGCCACCGGCATCGACCAGCGGTTCAAGGTCGTCGCCGGCCACGACTCGGTCAGCCGCGGCAAGCCCGCGCCCGACATGGCTCTGTACGTCGCGCAGGAGCTGGCCGTGCCGGCCGGCGCCTGCGTGGTCATCGGCGACGCGATCGGCGACATCGAGATGGCCGGGGCCGCGGGCATGGCGGCGATCGGTGTCTCCTACGGCGTCTGCACGGCCGAGGACCTCACCGCGTCCGGTGCCCTGCTGGTCGCCGACACCTTCGACGACGTCGTCGCCGCGGTGCTGCAGGGCAGACAGCCATGA
- a CDS encoding pseudouridine-5'-phosphate glycosidase encodes MDPLLVISEEVRTALDEQRPVVALESSLIVNGPAYPANTELGLEIEKAVRDAGAVPATIGIADGRFVVGMDADLVDRFASTKGIPKVSARDLGPVLAGGGLGATTVAGTVVPAARAGIPVFSTAGIGGVHRRAQETFDVSADLLQFTRTKIAVVCAGAKSILDLGLTAEYLETAGVPVLGYGTDRLPAFYVRESDVRVNRVDDLRVAARATQLHWEVNGDRTVLLTAPIDEQDALDGDEIERAIQAALDEADEAGVRGNAISPFLMRALTEVTAGRSAAATRAVLLSTARVAGEFAVAFSATRAEA; translated from the coding sequence ATGGACCCGCTCCTCGTGATCAGCGAAGAGGTACGCACCGCCCTCGACGAACAGCGCCCCGTGGTGGCCCTGGAGTCCTCGCTCATCGTCAATGGGCCCGCCTATCCGGCCAACACCGAACTCGGCCTCGAGATCGAGAAGGCGGTGCGCGACGCCGGCGCGGTGCCCGCGACGATCGGTATCGCCGATGGCCGGTTCGTCGTCGGCATGGACGCCGACCTGGTCGACCGGTTCGCGAGCACCAAGGGCATCCCGAAGGTCAGTGCCCGCGACCTCGGCCCCGTACTGGCCGGCGGCGGCCTCGGCGCCACGACGGTCGCCGGCACCGTCGTGCCCGCCGCCCGCGCCGGGATCCCGGTCTTCTCGACGGCCGGAATCGGCGGTGTCCACCGGCGCGCCCAGGAAACCTTCGACGTCTCCGCCGACCTGCTGCAGTTCACCCGCACCAAGATCGCCGTCGTATGCGCCGGCGCCAAGTCCATCCTCGACCTGGGCCTGACCGCCGAGTACTTGGAGACCGCCGGTGTGCCGGTCCTCGGCTACGGCACCGACCGCCTCCCGGCCTTCTACGTCCGTGAGTCCGACGTCCGCGTCAACCGCGTGGACGACCTGCGGGTGGCGGCCCGTGCCACCCAGCTGCACTGGGAGGTCAACGGTGACCGTACGGTCCTGCTGACCGCCCCCATCGACGAGCAGGACGCCCTCGACGGTGACGAGATCGAGCGGGCCATCCAGGCCGCGCTGGACGAGGCCGACGAGGCAGGGGTGCGGGGCAACGCCATCAGCCCCTTCCTGATGCGCGCCCTCACCGAGGTCACCGCGGGCCGCAGCGCCGCCGCGACCCGCGCCGTCCTGCTGTCCACCGCCCGCGTCGCGGGCGAGTTCGCGGTCGCCTTCAGCGCCACCCGAGCGGAGGCCTGA
- a CDS encoding HAD family hydrolase, translated as MPRAALFDVDGTLVDSNHLHVTTWWEAFRQSGHRVSTHAIHRAIGLGSDDLIAHLLGEERDREQDEWISAVHKALYGTYSDRLPPLDGARDLLHTLAARGWRNVLATSAGGRELTALRRAIDADDDAIVGTASADDVAKGKPAPDPVHRALELAEVPPGEAVFIGDTVWDMEAAARAGVRAVALLSGGIPHADLEEAGAAAVYRDPADLLSHLDSSLLADLEDS; from the coding sequence ATGCCACGTGCGGCCCTGTTCGACGTGGACGGCACTCTGGTCGACAGCAACCATCTGCACGTGACGACATGGTGGGAGGCATTCCGTCAGTCGGGGCACAGGGTGTCGACGCACGCCATCCACCGGGCGATCGGCCTCGGTTCCGACGATCTCATCGCGCATCTGCTCGGGGAGGAGCGGGACCGCGAGCAGGACGAGTGGATCAGCGCGGTTCACAAGGCGCTGTACGGCACGTACTCCGATCGTCTGCCGCCGCTGGACGGGGCGCGCGATCTCCTGCACACACTGGCCGCCCGCGGCTGGCGAAACGTCCTGGCTACCTCCGCGGGGGGACGCGAACTCACCGCGCTGCGCCGAGCGATCGACGCCGACGACGACGCGATCGTGGGAACGGCGAGCGCGGACGATGTGGCCAAGGGCAAGCCGGCCCCCGATCCGGTCCACCGGGCGCTGGAACTGGCGGAAGTCCCCCCGGGGGAAGCGGTGTTCATCGGCGACACGGTCTGGGACATGGAAGCGGCGGCAAGGGCAGGAGTCCGCGCCGTCGCTCTGCTGTCGGGCGGAATTCCGCATGCCGACCTCGAAGAGGCGGGAGCGGCGGCCGTCTACCGTGACCCCGCCGATCTGCTCTCGCACCTCGACAGCAGTCTGCTCGCCGACCTGGAGGATTCCTGA
- a CDS encoding CsbD family protein, translating to MSKAKAKAKQVKGKMKEAAGSMTDDKRLQAEGRGEQMMGKTQETAEKAGERIRKPQGR from the coding sequence GTGAGCAAGGCCAAGGCAAAGGCGAAGCAGGTCAAGGGCAAGATGAAGGAAGCCGCCGGGAGCATGACCGACGACAAGCGCCTGCAGGCGGAGGGCCGTGGCGAGCAGATGATGGGCAAGACCCAGGAGACGGCCGAGAAGGCCGGCGAGCGGATCAGGAAGCCGCAGGGCCGGTAG
- a CDS encoding SSI family serine proteinase inhibitor, translating into MYRSTTVAAAVMIAFAAAAGPAQAVVEAPPQGLFLTVTGGESPWLRWASLQCELQPTGTHPNAVAACWALEVARGDLNALAADPRPCTKKYAPVRVTAVGTWHGRPTTWHNTYGNECELHAATGTIFRF; encoded by the coding sequence ATGTACCGCAGCACCACCGTCGCCGCAGCCGTCATGATCGCCTTCGCCGCTGCCGCGGGGCCGGCACAGGCCGTCGTCGAGGCACCTCCCCAGGGCCTGTTCCTCACCGTGACCGGAGGCGAGAGCCCCTGGCTGCGCTGGGCCTCGCTGCAGTGCGAACTCCAGCCGACCGGAACCCACCCGAACGCCGTGGCTGCCTGCTGGGCGCTGGAGGTGGCGCGCGGCGATCTGAACGCGCTGGCCGCCGACCCGCGTCCGTGCACCAAGAAGTACGCCCCGGTCAGGGTCACAGCCGTCGGAACCTGGCACGGCCGCCCCACCACCTGGCACAACACCTACGGCAACGAGTGCGAACTCCACGCCGCAACCGGAACGATCTTCCGCTTCTGA
- a CDS encoding multidrug effflux MFS transporter yields MSTRSTGPGQSAPQSPAAVLTATLALLSFVIPLATDMYLPAFPRMAEEFGTDASGVQLTLTSFLFGMAAGQLVLGPLSDRFGRRMPILAGAAVCTLATALCAVAPNLTVLIVLRFVMGFSGAAGVVVGRAVISDVASGVVAARLFGILMALGGIAPIVAPLAGGFMVNDAGGWRGVFWVLAAASLLMFLAALFFVPESLPKERRHAGGAAATLEAARSVLTDRAYVGYTLAFGFGCGALFCYIAGSPFLLQNVLDFSVGQASIAFSVGALTATVSSTANAKLVGRYAPGLLLRIGLTTMLVANTAALLITLAGQLNRVLALSLIGIGFLGLGQVFGTATALAIQRVPHAAGTGSAVLGTLQSVLGAVLAPLVGLGGKDTAVPLFIGMAGCSLIAVLSLMLTRNSPPPAASDAPVEGLESPAAATT; encoded by the coding sequence ATGTCCACTCGGTCAACCGGGCCGGGGCAGAGCGCACCGCAGTCACCGGCCGCGGTACTCACCGCGACTCTCGCTCTGCTGTCGTTCGTGATCCCTCTTGCCACGGACATGTATCTGCCGGCCTTCCCCCGGATGGCCGAGGAATTCGGTACCGACGCCTCCGGCGTCCAGCTCACCCTCACCTCCTTCCTGTTCGGCATGGCCGCGGGCCAGCTGGTGCTCGGGCCGCTGTCCGACCGGTTCGGACGCCGTATGCCGATCCTCGCCGGCGCCGCGGTGTGCACCCTGGCCACGGCGCTGTGCGCGGTGGCGCCCAACCTCACCGTCCTGATCGTCCTGCGGTTCGTCATGGGCTTCAGCGGCGCGGCGGGCGTCGTCGTGGGACGCGCGGTCATCTCCGACGTGGCGAGCGGTGTGGTCGCCGCGAGGCTCTTCGGCATACTGATGGCCCTCGGCGGCATCGCCCCCATCGTGGCCCCGCTCGCCGGTGGTTTCATGGTCAACGACGCGGGCGGCTGGCGCGGAGTGTTCTGGGTCCTGGCCGCCGCCTCGCTCCTGATGTTCCTGGCCGCCCTGTTCTTCGTGCCCGAAAGCCTCCCCAAGGAGCGACGGCACGCGGGCGGCGCGGCAGCCACCCTGGAGGCGGCCCGCTCCGTCCTCACCGACCGCGCCTACGTCGGCTACACCCTCGCCTTCGGCTTCGGCTGCGGCGCACTCTTCTGCTACATCGCCGGATCCCCGTTCCTGCTGCAGAACGTCCTCGACTTCAGCGTCGGCCAGGCGTCCATCGCCTTCTCCGTCGGCGCCCTGACCGCGACCGTCTCCAGCACCGCCAACGCCAAGCTGGTCGGCCGCTACGCCCCCGGACTGCTGCTGCGCATCGGCCTGACCACGATGCTGGTCGCCAATACGGCCGCGCTGCTGATCACTTTGGCCGGACAGCTCAACCGCGTCCTGGCACTCAGCCTCATCGGTATCGGCTTCCTCGGACTCGGCCAGGTCTTCGGCACCGCCACCGCGCTCGCCATCCAGCGGGTCCCGCACGCGGCCGGCACCGGCTCCGCCGTTCTCGGCACCCTGCAGAGCGTCCTGGGAGCCGTGCTCGCGCCGCTCGTCGGCCTGGGCGGCAAGGACACCGCCGTACCCCTCTTCATCGGTATGGCGGGCTGCTCCCTCATTGCCGTGCTCTCGCTGATGCTGACCCGCAACAGCCCCCCACCGGCGGCGTCCGACGCCCCGGTCGAAGGGCTCGAAAGTCCGGCGGCCGCGACGACCTGA
- a CDS encoding WhiB family transcriptional regulator has protein sequence MEWLQEAACAGEPPELFFPVSETGRADEQADRAKEVCRRCPVTDQCLEWALRTGQGTGVWGGLKASERRGLRRRRSGRRRPPAR, from the coding sequence ATGGAATGGCTGCAGGAGGCAGCGTGCGCGGGCGAACCGCCCGAACTGTTCTTCCCCGTCAGCGAAACCGGCCGGGCCGACGAGCAGGCCGATCGGGCGAAGGAAGTGTGCCGCCGCTGCCCGGTGACGGACCAGTGCCTCGAGTGGGCGCTGCGCACCGGACAGGGCACCGGGGTGTGGGGCGGGCTGAAGGCGTCGGAGCGCCGTGGCCTGCGCCGTCGGCGGTCCGGTCGGCGGCGGCCCCCCGCACGCTGA
- a CDS encoding VOC family protein — protein sequence MHEESTPAASRGVTSSRDVFGAPCWISLMTRDLPGAQAFYRAVLGWRFRPAALGNQFSVAVREGTPVAGIGALDAALQAPIAWTPYFAVADADETAARIRERSATVAVGPITFPVGRGALAADRDGAVFGIWEGELISDWLTWRKEAPAWLRLRTRDALDAAIFYGQVLDWACDRPGCCEVIYEKEEVVLRQEGHVLARLSSGAVETAPDPMIQPRWHVLFPVADVAGTVEAARRHGGYVLGQRYTADGEEATLRDPDGALFTVTGRSAPR from the coding sequence ATGCACGAGGAATCGACACCGGCCGCTTCCCGGGGCGTGACGTCGAGTCGCGACGTCTTCGGCGCGCCCTGCTGGATCAGCCTCATGACGCGCGATCTGCCGGGTGCGCAAGCCTTCTACCGAGCGGTCCTCGGCTGGCGTTTCCGGCCGGCCGCCCTCGGGAACCAGTTCAGTGTCGCCGTGCGCGAAGGCACGCCGGTCGCCGGTATCGGCGCACTCGATGCGGCCTTGCAGGCACCCATCGCCTGGACGCCCTACTTCGCTGTCGCCGACGCGGACGAGACCGCGGCGCGAATCCGGGAGCGGAGCGCCACCGTCGCGGTCGGGCCGATCACCTTCCCGGTAGGCCGCGGCGCCCTGGCGGCGGACCGGGACGGTGCCGTCTTCGGCATCTGGGAGGGCGAGCTCATCTCCGACTGGCTGACCTGGCGCAAGGAAGCACCTGCCTGGCTGCGCCTGCGGACCCGGGACGCGCTCGATGCCGCGATCTTCTACGGCCAGGTGCTCGACTGGGCATGTGACCGTCCGGGCTGCTGCGAGGTCATCTACGAGAAGGAAGAAGTCGTACTGCGCCAGGAGGGGCACGTCCTGGCGCGCCTGAGCTCCGGCGCGGTCGAAACCGCACCGGACCCCATGATCCAGCCCCGGTGGCACGTCCTCTTCCCCGTCGCCGATGTGGCGGGCACCGTCGAGGCCGCACGCCGCCACGGCGGCTACGTCCTCGGGCAGCGCTACACAGCCGACGGCGAAGAGGCGACGCTGCGCGATCCCGACGGCGCCCTGTTCACCGTCACCGGGCGTTCCGCCCCCCGGTGA
- a CDS encoding acyltransferase, whose translation MTVTTSAAGREAPRTTKRQTLPALTGMRFIAALAVFLFHLTLLSVHTPHGVDILHQFADAGVRDAYNSVFHIAGFTGVSFFFALSGFVLTWSARPTDTLTGFWRRRFFKIYPLHVVTYAAGLLLLTGGAFAAGNDLPGVVLIQSWIPDASIIFAANSPSWSISVEALFYLLFPLLLPLLERIPARRLWGWAAGMVAITFAVAVIAHLYVSMEYQFWFSYTLPPLRLPEFVLGIIAARLVILGRWPNIRLAPAALLLVLAYALALQLPQVFAQTAVTIVPVVLVVGAGAMSDIEGRSKLLRSRTMVWLGEISFAFYMVHLVVLLTVRKWLGVENSWSTPTALLVIAGCLAVTLLLAWLLHIGVERPAMRHWSVRRERRPRRNVPAA comes from the coding sequence ATGACGGTCACCACCTCGGCCGCCGGGCGGGAAGCGCCGCGCACCACCAAGAGACAGACGCTTCCCGCCCTCACGGGCATGCGCTTCATCGCGGCCCTGGCGGTGTTCCTCTTCCATCTGACCCTGCTGTCGGTGCACACCCCGCACGGGGTGGACATCCTGCATCAGTTCGCGGACGCCGGAGTGCGCGACGCGTACAACTCCGTCTTCCACATAGCCGGATTCACGGGCGTCTCGTTCTTCTTCGCGCTCAGCGGCTTCGTCCTGACCTGGTCGGCACGGCCGACGGACACCCTCACCGGGTTCTGGCGGCGCAGGTTCTTCAAGATCTATCCGCTGCATGTGGTGACGTACGCCGCCGGTCTGCTGCTGCTCACCGGCGGTGCGTTCGCCGCGGGCAACGACCTGCCGGGCGTCGTTCTGATCCAGTCCTGGATTCCCGACGCGAGCATCATCTTCGCCGCCAACTCCCCGAGCTGGTCCATCTCCGTCGAGGCGCTGTTCTACCTCCTCTTCCCGCTGCTTCTGCCGCTGCTGGAACGCATTCCGGCGCGGCGGCTGTGGGGGTGGGCGGCGGGCATGGTCGCCATCACGTTCGCCGTCGCCGTGATAGCGCACCTGTACGTCTCCATGGAGTACCAGTTCTGGTTCAGCTACACGCTCCCGCCGCTGCGGCTGCCGGAGTTCGTCCTGGGCATCATCGCGGCCCGGCTGGTCATCCTGGGGCGCTGGCCGAACATCCGGCTCGCCCCGGCCGCCCTGCTGCTCGTGCTCGCCTACGCCCTCGCGCTGCAACTGCCCCAGGTCTTCGCGCAGACCGCCGTCACGATCGTGCCGGTGGTGCTGGTGGTCGGCGCGGGCGCCATGTCGGACATCGAGGGACGATCCAAGCTGCTCCGCAGCCGCACCATGGTCTGGCTGGGAGAGATCTCCTTCGCCTTCTACATGGTTCACCTCGTCGTGCTGCTGACGGTGAGGAAGTGGCTGGGCGTGGAGAACTCCTGGAGCACGCCGACGGCACTCCTCGTCATCGCCGGCTGTCTTGCTGTGACGCTGCTGCTCGCGTGGCTGCTGCACATCGGCGTCGAACGCCCGGCGATGCGCCACTGGAGTGTCCGGCGAGAGCGCCGGCCCCGCCGTAACGTCCCGGCAGCCTGA
- a CDS encoding TIGR03557 family F420-dependent LLM class oxidoreductase — protein MARGYTMITEQAGPRELVEHVVCAERSGFDFSVIADHYLPRLESQGHSPYAWSVLGAAAQATTRIPLMTYVTCPTTRYHPAVVAQKAATMQLLSEGRFRLGLGSGENLDEHVVGGGRPAAHVRPAMPAEAVEIIRALFAGGNVNHHGAHFDVENATLWDLPDEVPSIGVAVSGDLPASSPADSRTLSSPPSPSASSWKPSTGTAAGGKPRIGRLPVCYDSVGTTVRSTGTRRSRAHTTSSAGRSASGVSTSTCRGGPGSPGPPSTYAPRTSPGPSRAATTSESSWTPYAPAWRPVSPRSPVIQVGGDHQLPFPDWAEKKLLPALREL, from the coding sequence ATGGCGCGCGGATACACGATGATCACCGAGCAGGCCGGCCCGAGGGAACTCGTCGAGCATGTGGTCTGCGCGGAGCGGTCCGGATTCGACTTTTCCGTCATCGCCGACCACTACCTTCCCCGGTTGGAGTCCCAGGGGCATTCCCCGTACGCCTGGAGTGTCCTCGGGGCGGCGGCCCAGGCCACCACGCGTATCCCGCTCATGACGTACGTGACCTGCCCGACGACCCGTTACCACCCCGCTGTCGTCGCCCAGAAGGCCGCGACCATGCAGCTCTTGTCCGAAGGGCGCTTCCGCCTCGGCCTCGGCTCCGGGGAGAACCTCGACGAGCATGTGGTCGGCGGAGGCCGGCCTGCCGCCCACGTCCGGCCGGCCATGCCGGCAGAGGCCGTGGAGATCATCCGCGCCCTCTTCGCCGGCGGAAACGTGAACCATCACGGTGCGCACTTCGACGTCGAGAACGCCACCTTGTGGGACCTGCCCGACGAGGTCCCGTCGATCGGCGTCGCCGTTTCGGGAGACCTTCCTGCGAGCTCGCCGGCCGACTCGCGGACCTTGTCATCGCCACCGAGCCCGAGTGCGAGCTCCTGGAAGCCTTCGACCGGTACGGCGGCAGGGGGCAAGCCCCGGATCGGCCGGCTGCCCGTCTGTTACGACAGCGTGGGGACGACGGTGCGCTCGACCGGGACGCGGCGATCACGCGCGCACACGACCAGTTCCGCTGGGCGCTCGGCGAGTGGCGTGTCAACGTCGACCTGCCGGGGCGGGCCGGGTTCGCCGGGGCCACCGAGTACGTACGCCCCAAGGACATCGCCCGGTCCATCCCGTGCGGCGACGACGTCGGAGAGTTCGTGGACGCCGTACGCCCCTGCGTGGAGGCCGGTTTCACCGAGATCGCCCGTCATCCAGGTGGGCGGGGACCATCAGTTGCCCTTCCCCGACTGGGCGGAGAAGAAGCTTCTTCCCGCCCTGCGTGAACTCTGA